The Nitrospira sp. sequence TGTTTACCTCCTGCCGCTTGAGAATACCCCGGGTCCTGCGCTTCACGGCTGATAGCCACGCGCGAGCTGTCGACCCCGCGGGCAATGAGTTCTTCAGCGAGATCGAAGTCAGGGACAATGAAGGCCTCTTCCATGCCCAGGTTTTTCAGAAGAAGCGCGCTGTCACCCTTGCAGACGGGGTAGTAATGTACGGGAGGTGTCTGAGCCTCGGCTAACGATGGAGAGAGTGATTGACTAGTGGGTATCATGACGTTCGTGTGTCGCTTGAGAGTACAGGGGGGTTGATTCGCCAGAGGGTTGCCCCCTTCGTGGAAGCGAGCGGCATTGTAATCGACGGGGGATACCCGCGCAAGTAGCGATCCGATCGGCTATCGTTGCCATCCGATCACAGTTTTTGACAGTGTGGGAACGGCTATGCTACATTCCGCGATCCATTGATATTCCACGCTTTTCTATCACTCACTTCTTAAGGAATGCTGTATGAGCGGATCTCAGGCGCATGTAGTTATTGTGGTGGGAGCGGGACCGGCCGGTATGGCCGTTGCGAGCTCGCTCTCGAAGACGGGCCATGAAGTCGTCATCCTCAATCGCGACATCAAATTCGGCGGCTTGGCGGAGTATGGAATATTCCCCTCCAAGTTAAAACTCCGTGGCGGGCTCAAAAAGCAATACTGGGAGCTGCTTCAGCAGAAGAATGTCCATTATTTGGGGAATGTCTCAATTGGAAATGGGAAGGATCTCACGGTTGAGGATGTGCGTGGGCTTGGAGCAAGCGCGGTCGTCTTTACGATCGGCGCGCAAGGAACCAAGGCCATCGGGGTTGAGGGGGATTCAGCTCAAGGCGTGTTTCATGCGAAAGACGTAGTCTATCACTTCAATCGGCTGCCAGGCTTTGGCGACCGTCCGTTTGAGGTGGGAAAACATGTCGCGGTCATTGGGGCGGGCGACGTGATGGTAGACATTGCCCATTGGTTGATTCGCTACAAGAAGGTGGAACGGGTCACGGCAATCGTGCGGCGGGGTCCGGTTGAGCGTAAATACAATCCAAAAGAAATCCGTACCATCTGCGCCAATATGGACCTTGACGGGATCAAAGGCGAGTTTGAACGCATCAAAGAACGCATGGTCAAGGTCGGGCAGAATCCCGACGAAGTCTTGAAAGGGTTCACCGACGAGTTCACGAAATGTGAGCCAAAAGTCTCCGAGACGAAGATGGGCTTCCGGTTCCTCGCGTCGCCGAAGCGGATTTTGGTCGATGCCCACAATCGAGTTCGTGGGCTTGAGATGGAAGACAACAGGCTTGACCCCAAGGGGGAGGATACCGTCGCCGTAGGCTTGAAGCAGCTGTACGAATTTCCATGCGATTCTGTGGTGTTCGCCGTTGGAGACAAAGTCGATGAAACGGTCGGCCTCCCATACAAGAACGGCATGTTTGTGACAAACCCCAACAAGACAGGGAATGATCCCGACGATGCGCTCTTTCAGGCATATGACGAAAGTGCCGGCAAGGTCATGGATGGTGTGTTTTTGGCCGGTTGGGCCAGGAAAGCCAGTGAGGGGCTTGTCGGCGTCGCGAAACGTGACGGAGATTGGTGCGCGGAGATCGTCGAACGCTATCTAGCGACTAAACACGGCGGTGGCGACATCAAGACGGTGCTTGATCATTTACATGTACTTCTGAGGAAGCGGCAGAGCCGGCCGGTCGATGTGAACGGGTTACGAGCACTCGATGTGGCAGAGCGTTCATCCACTGGGAAAGCTGATTGTATAGGGGAATTCAAGTTTGTGGCCAATCAGGAGATGCTCAAGCACATTGAACAGGGGAGGGTGTCCAGCAGTTGATTCTGCTGCCCCTCATCCGTGACCCCATTTCAGTTTTTCCCTCAGCACTTCGTAGTAGTGGCTTTCAGGAAATCTGATCAATCTGGTCCGATGATCTGAAACCTCAATCACCGCCGTATCGCCCTGTGTAATGGCGACGCCGACTTGCCCGTCGAGTGTGGCCATTGATCCGTCATCCCTACTCGTCAACGTCACTTCGATCATGACATTTCCCGGGACGATTAAAGGGCGATGCGTCAGGGTGTGCGGACAGATCGGCGTCAAGATCAGAGCCTGCACAGCAGGGTTCATGATGGGGCCTCCGGCAGAAAGAGAGTAGGCAGTAGAGCCGGTTGGCGTCCCGATAATCAGACCGTCACCGCGTAGATTCGTGACGAATTGTCCCTGGATAGCGATTTGGAGTTCGATCATGCGGGCCAGTGTCCCTTTGCTGATCACGATGTCGTTCAGCACAACTCCGCGAGCAACTGTTTCCCCGTGCCGATGAACGTGCGTTGCCAGCATGAGTCGCTCGTCAAGGGTAAAGTCGTTGGCGAATACTCGCTCTAGGGAGGGATAGAGATTGTCCAACCGGACTTCGGTGAGGAAGCCCAGACCCCCCATGTTGACGCCGAGGATAGGAATGCTCCGTTCCGAGGCCAGCCGAGCGGCATTCAGGATGGTTCCGTCTCCCCCAAGCACCAACAGAACGTCGGCTTTGTCGGCCAGCTGGGTCTTGGGAATCCCGCCCCGTTCGTTCAGTAATGTTGCCGATGTTGTGTCGAGAAGGACATCGATGTTGCGCGCACGGAGCCACGCCACGACTCCGAGCAGCGTGGATTTGACTTCGGGAAACTTCGGCTTGGTCAAAATCCCGATACTTTTACTTTTCACGAATAATAAACCCATGGATGGCGTA is a genomic window containing:
- a CDS encoding FAD-dependent oxidoreductase encodes the protein MSGSQAHVVIVVGAGPAGMAVASSLSKTGHEVVILNRDIKFGGLAEYGIFPSKLKLRGGLKKQYWELLQQKNVHYLGNVSIGNGKDLTVEDVRGLGASAVVFTIGAQGTKAIGVEGDSAQGVFHAKDVVYHFNRLPGFGDRPFEVGKHVAVIGAGDVMVDIAHWLIRYKKVERVTAIVRRGPVERKYNPKEIRTICANMDLDGIKGEFERIKERMVKVGQNPDEVLKGFTDEFTKCEPKVSETKMGFRFLASPKRILVDAHNRVRGLEMEDNRLDPKGEDTVAVGLKQLYEFPCDSVVFAVGDKVDETVGLPYKNGMFVTNPNKTGNDPDDALFQAYDESAGKVMDGVFLAGWARKASEGLVGVAKRDGDWCAEIVERYLATKHGGGDIKTVLDHLHVLLRKRQSRPVDVNGLRALDVAERSSTGKADCIGEFKFVANQEMLKHIEQGRVSSS
- a CDS encoding NAD(+)/NADH kinase; its protein translation is MKSKSIGILTKPKFPEVKSTLLGVVAWLRARNIDVLLDTTSATLLNERGGIPKTQLADKADVLLVLGGDGTILNAARLASERSIPILGVNMGGLGFLTEVRLDNLYPSLERVFANDFTLDERLMLATHVHRHGETVARGVVLNDIVISKGTLARMIELQIAIQGQFVTNLRGDGLIIGTPTGSTAYSLSAGGPIMNPAVQALILTPICPHTLTHRPLIVPGNVMIEVTLTSRDDGSMATLDGQVGVAITQGDTAVIEVSDHRTRLIRFPESHYYEVLREKLKWGHG